GACAAGGAAACAATCTGCGTGGTCGAGGAGCCCTTCAATATCTATTCCATCGAGAAGACCGGCTTGTTTCACGGCTACTATCATGTATTGCTTGGCAACCTGTCGCCGATCCGGGGCATCGGCCCCGACGAGTTACGGATTGCCGGCCTGCTCGACCGTATCGGCAAGGGCGCTTTTCGCGAGGTCATCCTCGCCACCAGCCCGACCACCGAGGGCAGCGCCACGGCCCATTATTTGACAGAAATTCTCCGCCAGTATAAAATTACGATTTCACGGATCGCCTTGGGTTTGCCCGTGGGGGCGGACCTCGATTATGCCGACGAAGTGACGATTGCCAAGGCCATTGAAGGCCGGCTGCCAGTCAAGTAGGAGGTAAGGTGAACGGATGTCGATGGTATTTGCCGAATGCCGGTGGTATAATCGGAGGAATGAAGAAACATGCCGTTTGGTCAGGGAGTCATAAGGGAAAATAAAAAATGCAAGAAAACTTTATTATTTACAATGAGGAATATACATTAATCAAAGAGATCCTGCAGAAACTGAAGATAAATACCAGCGCCAAAGTCGTTTTCATCACCGATTCGGAGGGCCATTGCATCGCCTCGACCGGGGAAATGGACGATATCAACCTGAATTCCATCTCCTCGCTGATCGCCGGCAGCGTCGCCGCCATCAACAGCATCGCCCAGATGCTGAAAATCGACAGCTTCTCGACGGTGCTCAACGAATCGAGCAAGCAGAGCCTGAACATCGCCCTGATCAACGACCGCACCATGCTGGTGGTCATTTTCGATAACACCTCCAACCTGGGATTGGTGCGTTTCCGCGTC
The nucleotide sequence above comes from Candidatus Aminicenantes bacterium. Encoded proteins:
- a CDS encoding roadblock/LC7 domain-containing protein, producing the protein MQENFIIYNEEYTLIKEILQKLKINTSAKVVFITDSEGHCIASTGEMDDINLNSISSLIAGSVAAINSIAQMLKIDSFSTVLNESSKQSLNIALINDRTMLVVIFDNTSNLGLVRFRVRSALEQLTKVFQIIYKKLKASDKMPGGSPFEGVSDEDIDRIFGD
- the recR gene encoding recombination mediator RecR, producing MIAYTPPLAQLIEELKKIPGIGRKTAQRIAFHLFRTDRKNALALAEAIVQAREKIVYCSICNNISAVNPCEICSNPDRDKETICVVEEPFNIYSIEKTGLFHGYYHVLLGNLSPIRGIGPDELRIAGLLDRIGKGAFREVILATSPTTEGSATAHYLTEILRQYKITISRIALGLPVGADLDYADEVTIAKAIEGRLPVK